The Dermacentor albipictus isolate Rhodes 1998 colony chromosome 2, USDA_Dalb.pri_finalv2, whole genome shotgun sequence genome has a segment encoding these proteins:
- the LOC135913094 gene encoding uncharacterized protein, whose protein sequence is MSSVGAASAAQQGRGTRSFASEDSEYQVLLPQLPTGRIVLNTVFLHADVRARPYRVEHFRDALASLGLLADVIALGAYQMSHVWAVTFKSDEGVKRLSSTKNLKVNEHRCIVVDPANQAVRLKLHWMLHNVSDEDIRTALLPFGKVTDVFHEKWRVQGVQDKASSTQVVSLVLKTGMTIEDLPHQLRVAGEQTLVVVPGRAPLCLKCRNTGHVRRDCRVPRCAVCRRYGHQDTECVKTYASVAGPALREDVADLLMDEADVDEASRVLVPPADTVATPSVPAANSTKVVNVLPTGPKDAVQRACDEGAKEESAAKSTAAEETATEHGPVTSLMDVEESSASNAAMKRARDSTGNLDGNLDGNLDNGAKDEPPPKAQAGRRVPVRLKPNIPPDRRPAAKPPK, encoded by the coding sequence ATGAGCTCCGTaggagcggcttcagcggcccaGCAGGGCCGCGGTACCAGGAGTTTTGCCTCAGAAGACTCGGAATACCAAGTTTTGCTGCCTCAATTGCCGACAGGTCGGATagttttaaatacagtttttctgcatgcggatGTGCGTGCCAGGCCGTATCGTGTGGAACATTTCCGAGATGCGTTGGCTAGCTTAGGCCTACTTGCTGATGTCATCGCCCTAGGGGCGTATCAGATGAGCCACGTTTGGGCGGTTACTTTCAAGAGCGACGAAGGCGTGAAAAGGCTTTCAAGCACCAAGAACCTCAAGGTGAATGAACATCGGTGCATTGTCGTTGATCCAGCCAATCAGGCCGTGCGGCTGAAGCTGCATTGGATGCTTCATAACGTGTCGGACGAGGATATACGGACAGCCCTGTTACCGTTCGGAAAGGTCACGGACGTTTTCCATGAAAAATGGCGTGTTCAAGGAGTTCAAGATAAAGCATCGTCGACACAGGTGGTGTCCCTGGTTCTGAAGACGGGTATGACCATAGAAGACCTGCCCCATCAACTTCGTGtagctggtgagcagaccctagTTGTGGTACCAGGCAGAGCACCCCTTTGCCTGAAGTGCCGAAACACCGGACATGTACGACGTGACTGCCGCGTCCCGAGATGTGCAGTATGCCGTCGCTACGGCCACCAGGATACGGAATGTGTTAagacttacgcatccgtcgcagGACCTGCTCTCCGAGAGGACGTGGCTGACCTGTTAATGGACGAGGCTGACGTTGATGAGGCTTCCCGCGTGCTAGTACCACCGGCGGACACAGTCGCAACACCTTCTGTGCCGGCGGCTAATTCCACGAAGGTGGTAAATGTGCTGCCTACGGGCccgaaagatgcagtgcaaaggGCATGCGACGAAGGAGCCAAAGAAGAATCGGCCGCAAAATCCACCGCTGCCGAGGAGACCGCCACGGAGCACGGACCGGTAACTTCCTTGATGGACGTCGAAGAATCGAGTGCAAGCAATGCGGCTATGAAAAGAGCGAGGGACTCGACCGGCAACCTGGACGGCAACCTGGACGGCAACCTTGACAACGGGGCCAAAGACGAGCCGCCGCCAAAGGCGCAGGCGGGTCGTCGTGTGCCCGTGCGCCTGAAGCCAAACATTCCGCCGGACAGACGACCGGCGGCAAAACCGCCTAAGTAG